Proteins encoded by one window of Apus apus isolate bApuApu2 chromosome 15, bApuApu2.pri.cur, whole genome shotgun sequence:
- the PXMP4 gene encoding peroxisomal membrane protein 4: MAGGRAPLPAPLPAPLRALLRAANALLQQRRYRAALAVLKGFRNGAVYGAKIRAPHALVMTFLFKSGSLREKLKSIAQATYTHSRNLAYFVFTYKGLMALQSQLQGKKIPFHSFLAACIGGWLVFGENNPINSQIIMYLLSRILFGLSRLAVERGYIPQPKQDPFPLVAALTWGTVLWLFEYHHQTLQPSLQSSMTYLYHDSDVWHDVSDFLIYNKRTDSK, encoded by the exons ATGGCGGGCGgccgggccccgctcccggccccgctccccgccccgctccgcgccctGCTCCGCGCCGCCAACGCCCTCCTGCAGCAGCGCCGCTACCGCGCCGCCCTCGCCGTCCTCAAGGGCTTCCGCAACGGGGCCGT TTATGGAGCAAAAATTCGTGCCCCACATGCCCTGGTGATGACTTTTCTGTTCAAGAGTGGAAG tttaagaGAGAAACTGAAGTCGATTGCTCAGGCTACGTACACCCACTCCAGGAACTTGGCCTATTTTGTGTTCACCTACAAGGGGCTGATGGCCCTGCAGTCCCaactgcaggggaaaaaaattccattccATTCTTTCCTTGCAGCCTGCATTGGAGGTTGGCTAGTGTTTGGTGAGAACAATCCCATCAACAGCCAG ATCATCATGTACCTGCTGTCCCGCATCCTGTTCGGCCTGTCCCGCCTGGCGGTGGAGAGAGGCTACATCCCACAGCCAAAGCaggatcccttccctcttgtggCTGCTCTGACCTGGGGGACAGTTCTCTGGCTCTTTGAGTACCACCACCAGACCCTGCAGCCCTCTCTGCAGTCCTCCATGACCTACCTGTACCACGACAGTGACGTCTGGCACGACGTGTCTGACTTCCTCATCTACAACAAAAGGACAGACAGCAAGTAG